The following proteins are co-located in the Flammeovirga kamogawensis genome:
- a CDS encoding DUF72 domain-containing protein, which produces MDFGRLKDISKVDFSLPEEDQYSKLMFRNHPNFVNSFTFRLGAPAWSCADWKGKIYPDKAQAPTFLHYYAQHFDTIELNSTHYGIPKESTLIKWRSTVGDNFRFSPKFLQSVSHRKRLKNSKDDVLEFTDQMLALGDNLGYSWVQLPPDFTTKEASTLFQFLDLFPKNYKLGVELRHSSWFTDEVMLNALSETLTDKGYALVITDVAGRRDVLHMRITTPVLMVRFVGNELHETDFKRVNDWRERIASFKRQGLQEVYFFGHQPEDILCPELGNYIGKDFTKHRISDFTYPIIREKLEQQSLF; this is translated from the coding sequence ATGGATTTTGGTCGTCTAAAAGATATTTCAAAAGTAGATTTTTCACTTCCCGAAGAAGATCAATATTCTAAATTGATGTTTAGAAATCACCCTAATTTTGTCAATTCTTTTACATTTAGGCTGGGTGCTCCAGCATGGTCTTGTGCCGATTGGAAAGGAAAAATATACCCTGATAAAGCACAAGCACCAACTTTTCTACATTACTATGCTCAACATTTTGATACAATTGAGCTAAACTCTACACACTACGGTATTCCAAAAGAAAGCACTCTTATAAAATGGAGGTCTACTGTTGGAGATAATTTTAGATTTAGTCCAAAGTTTCTACAATCGGTAAGTCATAGAAAAAGACTAAAAAATAGTAAAGACGATGTTCTAGAATTTACTGATCAGATGTTAGCATTAGGAGATAATTTGGGTTATTCATGGGTGCAGTTACCCCCAGATTTCACTACAAAAGAAGCAAGTACTTTATTTCAATTTCTTGATCTATTTCCCAAAAATTACAAGTTAGGGGTAGAGCTACGTCACTCTTCTTGGTTTACTGATGAAGTGATGCTAAATGCATTGTCAGAAACCCTTACAGATAAAGGGTATGCCTTGGTGATTACAGATGTGGCAGGGAGAAGAGATGTGTTACATATGCGGATCACTACTCCTGTTTTAATGGTGCGGTTTGTTGGGAATGAATTACATGAAACAGATTTTAAAAGAGTAAATGATTGGAGAGAAAGAATTGCTTCTTTTAAAAGACAAGGTTTACAAGAAGTGTATTTTTTCGGACATCAACCAGAAGATATTCTTTGTCCTGAGTTAGGAAATTATATTGGTAAAGATTTTACAAAACATCGAATTTCTGATTTTACCTACCCAATTATTAGAGAAAAGTTAGAACAACAGTCACTTTTTTGA
- a CDS encoding CTP synthase, protein MSSRTQTKFIFVTGGVTSSLGKGIISASLGKLLQGRGYSVTIQKFDPYLNIDPGTMNPYEHGECYVTDDGAETDLDLGHYERFLNVPTSQSNNVTTGRVYNNVITKEREGAYLGKTVQVVPHITDEIKRNFYKVAENGEYDIVITEIGGCVGDIEALPFIEAVRQARLELGASRSMVIHLTLVPYLRAAGELKTKPTQHSVKQLLEAGVQPNILVCRTEHHIPMEMRRKIALFCNVDLNAVIESCDASTIYDVPLLMQKEKLDEIVLMKLSLPAYQDPNLDNWLSFLKKLKNPQGELRIGLVGKYVELPDAYKSIVEGFIHAGAVNEVKVKLEYIKAEDLDNREEAVRIITDLDGVLVAPGFGERGMEGKINTCSVAREHKVPFFGICLGMQSAVIAFGRDMVGLTGANSSEMDKEITYPVIDLMEDQKNLSQMGGTMRLGAYPCELKEGSKAIAAYGTPKISERHRHRYEFNNEYLKQYEAAGMIATGINPASGLVEIVEITDHPYYVGAQFHPEYKSTVENPHPLFVSFVKAVKELKNSKGDVVTA, encoded by the coding sequence ATGTCTTCTCGTACACAAACCAAATTTATTTTTGTCACAGGTGGGGTTACCTCATCATTGGGCAAAGGAATTATTTCAGCTTCCTTAGGTAAACTATTACAAGGAAGAGGCTATTCAGTTACTATTCAGAAGTTCGATCCATATTTAAATATAGATCCAGGAACAATGAACCCGTATGAGCATGGCGAATGCTATGTTACAGATGATGGGGCAGAAACTGATTTAGATTTAGGACACTATGAACGTTTCCTGAATGTACCAACATCTCAATCTAATAATGTAACTACAGGTAGAGTTTATAATAATGTAATTACAAAAGAACGTGAAGGTGCTTATTTAGGTAAAACTGTTCAAGTTGTACCTCATATTACAGATGAAATTAAAAGAAATTTTTACAAAGTTGCTGAGAATGGTGAATACGATATCGTAATTACTGAAATCGGTGGTTGTGTAGGAGATATAGAAGCGTTACCTTTTATTGAGGCTGTTCGTCAGGCTCGTTTAGAATTAGGTGCTTCTAGGTCAATGGTTATTCATTTAACTTTAGTTCCTTATTTAAGAGCTGCAGGCGAATTGAAAACTAAACCTACTCAACACTCTGTAAAGCAATTATTAGAAGCAGGAGTTCAGCCAAATATTCTGGTATGTCGTACAGAACACCATATCCCAATGGAAATGCGTCGTAAGATTGCATTGTTCTGTAATGTAGATTTAAATGCAGTAATTGAATCTTGTGATGCATCTACAATTTATGATGTGCCATTATTGATGCAAAAAGAGAAACTTGATGAAATCGTTTTGATGAAATTAAGTCTTCCTGCTTATCAAGATCCTAACCTTGATAATTGGTTATCTTTCTTGAAAAAGTTGAAAAACCCTCAAGGAGAATTAAGAATTGGTCTTGTAGGTAAGTATGTTGAATTACCTGATGCATACAAATCTATCGTTGAAGGATTTATTCACGCAGGTGCTGTAAACGAAGTAAAAGTAAAATTAGAGTACATTAAAGCAGAAGATCTAGATAATAGAGAAGAAGCTGTACGTATTATTACTGATCTTGATGGTGTGCTTGTTGCTCCAGGTTTTGGAGAAAGAGGTATGGAAGGTAAAATCAATACATGTAGTGTTGCGAGAGAACATAAAGTACCATTCTTTGGTATTTGTTTAGGTATGCAATCTGCTGTTATTGCGTTTGGTCGTGATATGGTTGGTCTTACTGGTGCAAACTCTTCTGAAATGGATAAAGAAATTACTTATCCAGTAATTGATTTAATGGAAGATCAAAAGAACCTATCTCAAATGGGAGGTACTATGCGTTTAGGTGCATATCCTTGTGAGTTGAAAGAAGGTTCTAAAGCAATTGCTGCTTATGGTACTCCAAAAATTTCTGAAAGACATAGACATAGATATGAATTTAATAATGAGTATCTAAAACAATATGAAGCTGCAGGTATGATTGCAACAGGTATTAACCCTGCCTCTGGGTTAGTAGAAATTGTAGAGATTACCGATCACCCTTATTATGTTGGTGCACAATTCCACCCAGAATATAAGAGTACAGTAGAGAATCCTCATCCTTTATTTGTTTCATTTGTGAAAGCTGTTAAGGAATTGAAAAATAGTAAAGGAGATGTAGTTACAGCGTAA
- the yidC gene encoding membrane protein insertase YidC has product MDKNQTTGFLLLSALLIGYMFFFQPEEPIETTNTTTTEVVDNTQQSTNTAITQPKAVIEGDSVLMQKYGVFGTLMGGESKEVVLENDKVKVTLNAKGGNVKSVLLKTYQTYDKKPLFLIDENSYKVNETIPTQYGAIDLNALHYTTQVTGNTVEMIASDKNGNELLRRVYTLEDNSYVVDYNLKFTGAKPFIQGQVITYLWKDDMKSVEKDMKTSRQKTTVNYFTKKGDFDYLSMTSTSKEEEAISAPLTWVSAKQKFFNVAFITDQQFNAANLVIDYNEDDESIVKTADISLQIPINTLEAANLRYYFGPNDYRVCEQVAEGFEDNVYLGWSWTTPLSKYIFIPIFEFLEGYGLNYGLIIFIMVVLVKSLLYPLTFNSYKSMAKMRLLKPEMDELKEKYGEDQMKIQSETMSLYRKVGANPLSGCIPMLAQMPFFVALYNFFPNALQLRGQSFLWADDLSTYDSVLNLPFSIPAYGDHVSLFTLLWAVSMVGYTYFQNQSQVQTNPQMKYVSYLSPVFFLFFFNSMAAGLTYYYFVSNCITIVQQIMSKKFVNEDKIRKIMDENKKKNANKKAGGFAARLDDAMKAKQKDQLEQKKKGGKK; this is encoded by the coding sequence ATGGATAAAAATCAGACAACAGGATTTTTGTTATTATCTGCATTACTAATCGGGTATATGTTTTTCTTTCAGCCAGAAGAGCCGATCGAAACAACAAATACTACTACAACTGAAGTAGTTGATAATACACAACAGTCTACTAACACAGCAATCACGCAACCGAAAGCAGTAATCGAAGGAGATTCTGTATTAATGCAAAAATATGGTGTTTTCGGAACGCTAATGGGTGGCGAAAGTAAAGAGGTTGTTTTAGAAAACGATAAAGTTAAAGTAACGCTTAACGCTAAAGGTGGTAACGTTAAATCTGTATTGTTAAAAACATATCAGACATACGACAAGAAGCCTTTATTTCTTATAGATGAAAATTCATATAAGGTAAATGAGACGATACCAACTCAGTACGGTGCAATCGATCTTAATGCTTTACATTATACAACTCAAGTTACAGGTAATACTGTAGAGATGATCGCTTCTGATAAAAACGGGAACGAATTATTAAGAAGAGTTTATACTTTAGAAGATAATAGTTATGTAGTAGATTATAACTTGAAATTTACTGGTGCAAAGCCATTTATTCAAGGTCAAGTTATCACATACCTTTGGAAAGATGATATGAAGTCTGTTGAGAAGGATATGAAAACTTCTCGTCAGAAAACAACAGTAAATTACTTTACTAAAAAAGGAGACTTTGATTACTTATCAATGACTTCGACTTCTAAAGAGGAAGAAGCAATCTCTGCTCCTTTAACATGGGTTTCTGCTAAACAGAAATTCTTTAATGTTGCATTTATTACAGATCAGCAATTTAATGCTGCTAACCTAGTAATTGATTATAATGAAGATGATGAATCTATTGTGAAAACAGCAGACATCTCATTACAAATTCCTATCAATACTTTAGAAGCAGCAAATTTAAGATATTACTTTGGACCAAACGATTATAGAGTTTGTGAACAAGTAGCAGAAGGTTTTGAAGATAATGTATACTTAGGTTGGTCATGGACTACTCCTTTGAGTAAGTATATCTTCATTCCAATTTTTGAGTTCTTAGAAGGATATGGTTTAAACTATGGTTTAATCATCTTTATTATGGTGGTTTTAGTGAAGTCGTTACTTTATCCACTTACTTTTAACTCGTACAAATCTATGGCTAAAATGCGTTTGCTAAAGCCTGAAATGGATGAGTTAAAAGAGAAGTATGGTGAAGACCAAATGAAGATTCAGTCAGAAACGATGAGTCTTTACCGTAAGGTAGGTGCAAACCCATTGAGTGGTTGTATTCCAATGTTGGCACAAATGCCATTCTTTGTAGCTTTATATAATTTCTTCCCAAATGCACTTCAATTAAGAGGACAATCTTTCTTATGGGCGGATGATTTATCAACATATGATTCGGTTTTAAACTTACCATTCTCTATTCCAGCATATGGTGATCACGTATCATTATTTACTTTATTGTGGGCTGTATCAATGGTAGGTTATACATACTTCCAAAACCAATCTCAAGTTCAAACGAACCCACAGATGAAGTACGTATCTTATTTATCTCCGGTATTCTTCTTGTTCTTCTTTAACAGTATGGCAGCAGGTTTAACGTATTACTACTTTGTATCTAACTGTATTACTATTGTTCAACAAATTATGTCTAAGAAATTTGTCAATGAAGACAAGATTCGTAAGATTATGGATGAGAACAAAAAGAAAAATGCTAACAAGAAAGCAGGTGGCTTTGCAGCTCGTTTAGATGATGCAATGAAAGCAAAGCAAAAAGATCAATTAGAGCAAAAGAAAAAAGGTGGTAAAAAATAA